In Chryseobacterium gleum, a single genomic region encodes these proteins:
- a CDS encoding S8 family peptidase, with protein MKKHLLLISTLAISLVSAQNNDALKREFDRQNKENNEKFDSYVSKRFGSDRSPETQKIIQDMRENLAGFSGNVPNFYQSEDQNQILNNNVDALTTAGGVNGLTGAFKGEGILYTIFDGGRIFETHTAFNNTPGRITNKEAATNAYSAHSTGVASIIGAKPSPLTATSNGVSISGDAMGIALNSTMDSYRFATTTLPGNTTTSTVFSKILLAQPKISNHSYGVNAAWDYKTTANGYPANAWYWGGNYIAGTNYDLMGTYYTSDQSYDAIVYNNPTYTIVKSAGNYFGFGPGYSGSTTTAYYYNGSGYSTYAAGTAPPANCSQGYDCIGYGSLAKNIIVVGATDPITTNNKRYTAATDVVKSDYSSAGPRDDGGIKPDISAPGTDVWMASTAENTTGSIMWQINSGTSMAAPQVAGIIGLWMQIYKSLFNNAELIASASKTLMVHSALEAGTIGPDPWYGWGYINAKKGAELLVGKSNNTIIFNNETLNNGAVNTKTVKASGSEPLKVTISWIDPEYTNITNQWDNLYNNRVSRLINDLDVKITNMANNTVYLPWKLDANNPMSPATKGDNTVDNVEQVVIDNPTPGAVYKIEISHKGTLKNNASPSVTAPQNYSIIVTGFTEVLGTKEAAFATDGITLAPTVVKDFTNILKAPRKSAFTIYDLSGKKLQSGIINNDKETVDLSSYTKGIYIIEIKTDKDVISKKVIKE; from the coding sequence ATGAAGAAACATCTACTTCTCATCAGCACTTTGGCAATAAGTTTAGTAAGTGCACAAAACAACGACGCGTTAAAAAGAGAGTTTGACAGACAAAACAAAGAGAACAATGAAAAATTTGACTCTTATGTTTCGAAAAGGTTCGGTAGCGACAGAAGCCCTGAAACACAAAAAATAATTCAGGATATGAGAGAAAATTTGGCAGGATTTAGTGGAAATGTTCCAAACTTTTACCAATCAGAAGATCAAAATCAAATTTTAAATAACAATGTAGATGCATTAACTACTGCCGGAGGTGTAAACGGGCTAACCGGGGCTTTTAAAGGAGAAGGAATTCTGTATACTATTTTTGATGGAGGAAGGATTTTTGAAACTCATACAGCTTTTAATAATACACCAGGCAGAATTACCAATAAAGAGGCGGCAACCAATGCTTATAGTGCCCATTCTACAGGGGTAGCAAGTATTATCGGGGCTAAACCATCTCCTCTAACAGCTACTAGCAATGGAGTATCAATCTCAGGAGATGCAATGGGAATTGCCCTGAATTCTACAATGGATTCTTACAGATTTGCAACTACAACATTGCCGGGCAACACAACCACAAGCACTGTATTCAGTAAAATTTTACTGGCTCAGCCTAAAATTTCAAATCATTCTTATGGTGTAAATGCAGCTTGGGATTACAAAACTACCGCTAACGGATATCCGGCCAATGCCTGGTATTGGGGAGGAAATTATATTGCCGGAACTAATTACGATTTAATGGGGACCTATTATACAAGTGATCAGTCTTATGATGCCATCGTGTATAATAATCCTACGTATACCATTGTAAAATCAGCCGGGAACTACTTCGGGTTCGGACCAGGGTATTCAGGCAGTACCACTACAGCATATTATTATAATGGTTCTGGATATTCAACTTATGCCGCAGGTACAGCCCCACCTGCTAACTGTTCACAAGGCTACGACTGTATAGGTTACGGATCATTAGCCAAAAACATTATTGTAGTGGGAGCAACCGATCCTATTACAACAAACAATAAAAGATATACTGCCGCTACTGATGTAGTAAAATCCGATTATAGCAGTGCAGGGCCGAGAGATGACGGGGGTATCAAGCCGGATATTTCTGCTCCGGGTACCGATGTCTGGATGGCTTCTACAGCAGAAAACACTACCGGAAGTATAATGTGGCAGATTAATAGCGGAACCTCAATGGCAGCTCCTCAGGTGGCGGGGATTATCGGACTTTGGATGCAGATATATAAATCCTTATTCAACAATGCGGAACTCATTGCTTCTGCTTCAAAAACACTAATGGTACATTCAGCTCTTGAAGCAGGAACAATAGGGCCGGATCCATGGTATGGCTGGGGGTATATCAATGCCAAAAAAGGAGCTGAACTTCTGGTAGGAAAATCCAACAACACGATAATCTTTAATAATGAAACATTAAATAACGGCGCTGTTAATACTAAAACTGTAAAAGCATCCGGGTCTGAACCATTAAAAGTGACTATATCCTGGATTGATCCGGAGTATACAAATATTACCAACCAATGGGATAATTTATATAATAACAGAGTTTCAAGGTTAATCAATGATTTGGATGTTAAAATTACTAACATGGCAAACAATACAGTGTATCTTCCATGGAAACTGGATGCAAACAATCCTATGTCGCCGGCAACAAAAGGTGACAATACAGTAGACAACGTAGAGCAGGTTGTGATCGATAATCCAACACCAGGAGCTGTTTACAAAATTGAGATTTCTCACAAAGGTACCTTAAAAAATAATGCTTCCCCAAGTGTTACTGCTCCTCAAAACTACTCCATTATTGTAACAGGGTTTACAGAAGTACTTGGAACAAAAGAAGCAGCCTTTGCTACAGACGGGATTACTTTAGCTCCAACTGTTGTAAAAGATTTCACGAATATATTAAAAGCCCCTAGAAAATCTGCTTTTACTATTTATGATCTTTCAGGTAAGAAACTGCAAAGCGGCATCATTAACAATGATAAAGAAACAGTAGATTTATCCTCTTACACAAAAGGAATCTACATCATTGAAATAAAAACAGACAAAGATGTTATTTCTAAAAAAGTGATTAAGGAATAA
- a CDS encoding bestrophin family protein yields MITTKYVNYKQVLNLSGFHLILISIWCTMIAVLFYFFNWQWMTIPWVPVALIGTAEAFLVGFKNNQAYDRLWEARKIWGGIVNSSRSFASMVYAFDTKNEEIGVFDLEDRKRKIVYRHIAWLYTFREQLLVPTEWEHISTENKFGNINLRRNRLIKAGFPDYGRAPIFLHKYLSEEEYDLKNDYKNFATYLIAQQAKDINELKNMNAITDFNQTQLQNSLNEFYNFQGQAERIKKFPSPRQFASTAFVFNILFIMLLPLGLVNEFAKLGDWGIWTSIPFCIIIGWIYIIMELVGDYSENPFAGLMFDVPMLSICRTIEIDLLQLGGETELPDPISSKNGVLV; encoded by the coding sequence ATGATCACAACCAAATACGTCAATTATAAGCAGGTCCTCAATTTATCAGGTTTTCACCTCATCCTGATTTCAATCTGGTGTACTATGATCGCTGTACTGTTCTATTTCTTCAACTGGCAATGGATGACAATTCCATGGGTTCCTGTTGCCCTGATTGGTACCGCAGAAGCATTCCTTGTAGGTTTCAAAAACAACCAGGCGTACGACAGACTTTGGGAAGCCAGAAAAATCTGGGGAGGAATTGTAAATTCAAGCCGCTCGTTTGCTTCTATGGTTTATGCTTTTGATACTAAAAATGAAGAAATCGGTGTATTTGATCTTGAAGACCGTAAAAGAAAAATTGTTTACCGCCATATTGCCTGGTTGTATACTTTTCGTGAGCAGCTTCTGGTTCCAACGGAATGGGAGCATATCAGCACAGAAAATAAATTCGGCAACATTAATCTGAGAAGAAACAGACTGATCAAAGCAGGATTTCCGGATTACGGAAGAGCTCCCATTTTCTTACATAAATACCTTTCAGAAGAAGAATATGATCTTAAAAATGATTATAAAAACTTCGCTACCTACCTGATTGCCCAACAGGCAAAAGATATCAACGAGCTGAAAAATATGAATGCTATTACAGATTTTAACCAGACTCAGCTGCAGAACAGTCTGAATGAATTCTATAATTTCCAGGGGCAGGCAGAAAGAATCAAGAAATTTCCTTCACCAAGACAATTTGCCAGTACAGCCTTTGTTTTTAATATCCTGTTTATTATGCTTCTTCCGCTCGGATTGGTAAACGAATTCGCAAAGCTTGGCGACTGGGGAATCTGGACCTCAATTCCTTTCTGTATCATCATCGGATGGATCTACATCATAATGGAATTAGTAGGAGATTATTCTGAAAATCCTTTTGCAGGATTAATGTTTGACGTTCCTATGCTTTCTATCTGCAGAACCATTGAAATTGATCTTCTTCAGCTAGGCGGAGAAACAGAACTTCCAGATCCTATTTCTTCCAAAAATGGAGTTTTGGTATAA
- a CDS encoding Lrp/AsnC family transcriptional regulator, producing MELDETDKKLLYFLQEDCKQTTKELSGKLGLSVTAIYERVKKLENAGVISKYVALLDKSKVKKNFIVLCHVKLSQHKKEFVLQFEKEVMDLEEVTECFHVSGDYDYILKIGVKDIEDYRSFMLTKLTTLQHIASTHSSFMISEVKNTTAIVL from the coding sequence ATGGAACTTGACGAAACTGACAAGAAACTCCTGTATTTTTTACAGGAAGACTGCAAACAAACCACCAAAGAACTGTCCGGTAAGCTTGGATTGTCTGTTACAGCAATTTATGAGCGTGTCAAAAAGCTTGAAAATGCGGGTGTTATTTCAAAATATGTAGCCTTGCTGGACAAGAGTAAAGTTAAGAAAAATTTTATTGTGCTGTGCCACGTAAAATTAAGCCAGCACAAAAAAGAATTTGTACTTCAGTTTGAAAAGGAAGTAATGGATCTTGAGGAAGTTACAGAATGTTTTCATGTAAGCGGAGATTATGATTACATCCTTAAAATAGGAGTGAAGGACATTGAAGATTACCGCAGTTTTATGCTGACGAAACTTACAACACTTCAGCACATTGCAAGTACACACAGTTCATTTATGATTTCTGAAGTAAAAAATACAACAGCAATCGTATTATAG
- a CDS encoding alpha-ketoacid dehydrogenase subunit alpha/beta, whose amino-acid sequence MENALHEKVSQDILLKAYNHMMLAKAMADIYEENRNVCKYVHSTSRGHEAIQLATAYQLKKEDWISPYYRDESILLGIGFEPYQLMLQLLAKADDPFSGGRSYYSHPSSRDENKPKIIHQSSATGMQTIPTTGVAQGIKYIQDFNLQNFENNPVVVCSLGDNSVTEGEVSEALQFAALHQLPIIFLVQDNEWGISVTKEEARTCDAYDFVAGFTGLSRMRVDGTDFVESFEAMKKAVDFVRTERKPLVVCAKTVLIGHHTSGVRREFYRDEEDLTKHRAKDPGEILRKYLLESGADEDLLKQITKKARLEAEEAFEKAKNAEDPKPETVMQHVFAPTPITEETGTREPANGEKIVMVDAAIHAIQELMWKHPEALLYGQDVGERIGGVFRETVTLGKKFGSKRVFNTAIQEAYIIGSTTGMSAVGLKPIVEVQFADYIYPGINQLITEISKSNYLSGGKFPVSNIIRVPIGAYGGGGPYHSGSVESILANIKGIKIAYPSNAADFKGLLKAAYYDPNPVVMLEHKGLYWSKVPGTEDAKTIEPAEDYILPFGKGKVIIEADKTETEKGRTVLVVTYGMGVYWAKEAVKNFNGRVEVIDLRTLIPLDEELVFERVKAHGKCIVLTEEQLNNSFAEAFAHRISKNCFKYLDAPVETMGSLDVPAVPINLVLEKEMLPNAEKLSKKIEEMLKY is encoded by the coding sequence ATGGAAAATGCACTTCACGAAAAAGTTTCTCAGGATATATTACTCAAAGCGTATAATCATATGATGCTTGCCAAGGCAATGGCTGATATTTACGAAGAAAACAGAAACGTATGCAAATACGTTCACAGTACTTCAAGAGGTCACGAAGCCATCCAGCTTGCAACAGCTTATCAGTTAAAAAAAGAGGATTGGATTTCTCCTTATTACAGAGATGAAAGTATTCTTCTGGGCATTGGCTTTGAGCCTTACCAATTAATGCTTCAACTACTGGCTAAGGCTGATGACCCTTTTTCGGGAGGAAGATCCTACTATTCACATCCCTCAAGCAGAGATGAGAACAAACCAAAGATCATTCATCAGAGTTCTGCAACCGGAATGCAGACTATACCTACTACAGGAGTAGCACAGGGAATCAAATATATTCAGGATTTCAACCTTCAGAATTTTGAAAATAATCCTGTTGTGGTATGCAGTCTTGGAGATAATTCTGTTACCGAAGGTGAAGTAAGTGAGGCATTACAATTCGCTGCTTTGCACCAGCTTCCTATCATCTTTCTTGTTCAGGATAATGAATGGGGAATTTCTGTAACAAAGGAAGAAGCCAGAACATGTGATGCTTATGATTTTGTAGCAGGATTTACAGGACTAAGCAGAATGAGAGTGGATGGTACTGATTTCGTGGAAAGTTTCGAGGCCATGAAAAAAGCTGTAGACTTTGTAAGAACAGAAAGAAAGCCTTTGGTGGTTTGTGCAAAAACAGTACTGATTGGACACCACACTTCCGGAGTAAGAAGAGAATTTTATAGAGATGAAGAAGATTTAACTAAACACAGAGCCAAAGATCCGGGAGAAATCCTTAGAAAGTATTTACTGGAATCAGGTGCTGATGAAGATCTTTTAAAGCAAATCACTAAAAAGGCACGTCTTGAAGCAGAAGAAGCTTTCGAAAAAGCTAAAAATGCAGAAGATCCGAAGCCTGAAACCGTTATGCAGCATGTTTTTGCCCCCACTCCTATCACGGAAGAAACAGGGACACGCGAGCCTGCTAACGGTGAAAAAATTGTAATGGTTGACGCCGCTATCCACGCCATTCAGGAATTAATGTGGAAACATCCTGAAGCCCTTCTTTATGGTCAGGACGTAGGAGAAAGAATAGGTGGAGTTTTCCGTGAAACGGTTACTTTAGGAAAAAAATTCGGAAGTAAAAGAGTATTCAACACAGCAATTCAGGAAGCCTATATTATCGGATCCACAACTGGTATGAGTGCTGTTGGATTAAAACCAATCGTTGAAGTTCAGTTTGCTGACTATATTTATCCGGGCATAAACCAGTTAATTACAGAAATTTCAAAATCAAATTATTTAAGCGGCGGGAAATTTCCGGTAAGCAATATTATCCGTGTTCCTATCGGAGCATATGGCGGTGGTGGACCTTATCACAGTGGAAGTGTTGAAAGTATTCTTGCCAATATCAAAGGAATCAAAATAGCATACCCAAGCAATGCAGCGGACTTTAAAGGTTTATTAAAAGCGGCTTATTACGACCCGAATCCTGTAGTGATGCTTGAGCACAAAGGATTATACTGGAGTAAAGTTCCTGGAACCGAAGATGCAAAAACTATCGAACCTGCCGAAGACTATATACTTCCGTTCGGAAAAGGGAAAGTAATCATTGAGGCTGATAAAACTGAAACTGAAAAAGGCAGAACCGTATTGGTAGTTACTTATGGTATGGGAGTGTACTGGGCTAAAGAAGCCGTTAAGAATTTCAACGGAAGAGTTGAAGTAATTGATTTAAGAACTTTAATTCCTCTTGATGAAGAACTTGTTTTCGAAAGAGTAAAAGCACACGGAAAATGCATCGTTCTGACTGAAGAACAACTTAATAACTCATTTGCAGAAGCATTTGCACACCGTATTTCTAAAAACTGCTTCAAATATCTTGATGCTCCTGTAGAAACAATGGGATCATTGGATGTACCTGCAGTACCCATCAATCTTGTACTGGAAAAAGAAATGCTTCCGAATGCAGAGAAGCTTTCCAAGAAGATCGAAGAAATGCTGAAATATTAA
- a CDS encoding serine hydrolase domain-containing protein translates to MRSKQVLQVMTMLCLILFCPEVKSQAAFNKELPKEFNEKFTKEINDSIPSLGSFIVSQNDRIMYEQYSHGAGKETVFSIKSVTKSIVSVLAGIAKDKNLLPNLNTPVLKILPEYNVSRSSFKNISNIEGKVIHDSIRNTLTLKNLLTMQGGFDWVENSKISTAMSFSGDPVKFVLDLPFEEYPGTVFNYNSGESHLFGAALAKIVKTNLKQFATENLFRPLKMNIPRWDTDSMNRNIAGSEMFLKPEDMLKFGLMVLNNGKLGGRQIVSQKWIQESTAEQVKLNSWDAMPDANGYGYYWWRRKTNGHQAFVATGYGGQLICVIPDLKMVIVTTCFLNDKNRGRTEIKRLHYFIDKMTKEVV, encoded by the coding sequence ATGAGATCCAAGCAAGTACTGCAGGTTATGACAATGCTGTGTCTTATCCTATTCTGTCCTGAAGTAAAGTCACAGGCTGCCTTCAATAAAGAATTGCCCAAAGAGTTTAATGAAAAATTCACCAAAGAAATCAACGACAGTATTCCTTCTCTGGGGTCATTCATTGTTTCTCAGAATGACAGGATAATGTATGAGCAATACTCTCACGGAGCCGGCAAAGAGACTGTTTTCAGTATAAAATCTGTCACCAAAAGTATTGTTTCTGTTCTTGCGGGAATTGCTAAGGATAAAAACTTACTTCCCAATCTCAATACTCCGGTTTTAAAGATTCTTCCGGAATACAATGTATCAAGGAGCAGTTTTAAAAACATTTCCAATATCGAAGGGAAAGTGATTCACGATTCAATAAGAAATACATTAACATTAAAAAATCTGCTGACCATGCAGGGAGGTTTTGACTGGGTTGAAAATTCCAAAATCTCGACAGCGATGTCATTTTCCGGTGATCCTGTAAAGTTTGTGCTGGATCTTCCTTTTGAGGAATATCCGGGAACTGTATTCAATTACAACAGCGGTGAATCTCACCTTTTTGGAGCTGCACTGGCAAAAATTGTAAAGACCAACCTCAAGCAATTCGCAACAGAAAATCTTTTCAGGCCATTAAAAATGAATATTCCTCGATGGGATACAGATTCCATGAACAGAAATATCGCAGGTTCGGAAATGTTTTTGAAACCTGAAGATATGTTGAAATTTGGTTTAATGGTTCTGAACAACGGAAAATTGGGAGGCAGGCAGATTGTATCCCAGAAGTGGATCCAGGAATCTACAGCTGAACAGGTAAAACTGAATTCCTGGGACGCAATGCCGGATGCCAACGGATATGGCTATTACTGGTGGCGAAGAAAAACCAATGGACATCAGGCTTTTGTAGCAACGGGTTATGGCGGACAGCTTATCTGTGTTATCCCGGATTTAAAAATGGTTATCGTAACAACGTGTTTTTTAAATGACAAAAACAGAGGCAGAACCGAGATTAAAAGGCTCCATTATTTTATCGATAAAATGACTAAAGAAGTTGTATAA
- a CDS encoding T9SS type A sorting domain-containing protein encodes MKISKIASFVLLLSLLENGDLLGQNLQATANLLETNFSADSKPSQMNFITSDKLIFNTKFGITIKGSGNENSRLLIKISSAYKNYVNEDYTYTYDATKALHISVIDHNAYFFIKKNSKLSLWKTDGTDAGTKMIKEFPNVNFSTSDFSITAFTKINGKLIFDIFHQFGSPTRNELWVSDETSLGTEIANTISNNFNSGTNNYVNVNNILYFTNYNSASQRKLWKSDGTISNTSIVFSGIQDDFTVEGKMVGFNGFVYFIKRKNNVLSLSYYDPNNNSIVDVLNLPGMISGNEDLFLQNNSLVFFNNNSLWKSDGTSIGTHMVTSNLYPNLQNVNNIYFFKNNIYFNCLLGNNLYAKLFYDGSTLIKLADVFPELETASIVEKSNSNFGESNYLIFNTYSSNNNNNFIAFNGTSLKPIQNLLFDYDSGFKMEITDTPDNNFIINAGNKKYGQEIFKFYFSNGLSDLYENANSTTGSSLLSPQEFNNKLFYFGTDEYGLGPMISDGTATGTYRIKNDVNAGFYGWPVSDYVPSIQLNNKIYFPCSIGGAPIALCVSDGTSAGTTMIKNVNPMGKDGSNSYDYPSFARVGNTNKFLFKVSENDFSAKLWVSDGTENGTYNLNALPSFQNKYAIINNKSYYAAFDYTLNKRVLMSTDGTQNGTQVFYNFVGNKSFSSILGYTDNKFFFLVNNQIDYWTSKIELWVSDGSVNGTLMLKSFSNPHYSNPGFNSNVDVKEGKLYFFACAENTADLTKHAPYVSDGTINGTYKISSNEFANGAYPVASHSGSFITHCDNKIYYMSAPNYNGYNSMWVYNNGQFSNVYTSPSLGNSTFLPNNYIPYNNVCINGNLFFLNKTYSENEIWVTNGNGPVSPISIQSNNITVNSKIINSISKVNNKIFLNAPFNDSNNFNFYGNELYVMDVNPITLGINETISNIKDQKALSLIIYPNPVVSEVNLMSTKDNEIKDIEIYDVSGILVLNKKQANTAKVSLDLNSLISGTYLLKLKTEKGMIIKKIIKK; translated from the coding sequence ATGAAAATATCTAAAATTGCTTCTTTTGTTCTGTTATTAAGCCTACTAGAAAATGGTGATCTTCTAGGACAGAATTTACAAGCAACAGCTAATCTATTGGAAACTAATTTTAGTGCTGATAGTAAGCCCTCTCAAATGAATTTTATTACTTCTGATAAATTGATTTTCAATACTAAATTTGGGATTACAATAAAAGGCTCGGGTAATGAAAATAGCAGATTGTTAATCAAAATAAGTTCAGCATATAAAAACTATGTCAATGAAGATTATACATATACGTATGATGCGACGAAAGCTTTACATATTTCTGTAATTGATCATAATGCCTATTTTTTTATAAAAAAGAACTCAAAATTAAGTCTCTGGAAAACAGATGGAACGGATGCTGGTACAAAAATGATTAAAGAATTTCCTAATGTAAATTTTTCAACGTCAGATTTTAGTATTACAGCATTTACAAAGATTAATGGTAAGCTTATTTTTGATATTTTTCATCAGTTCGGATCACCAACAAGGAATGAGTTATGGGTTTCTGATGAAACTTCTTTAGGAACTGAAATTGCCAATACGATAAGTAATAATTTTAACAGTGGAACTAATAATTACGTAAACGTTAACAATATTCTGTACTTTACCAATTATAATTCTGCTTCTCAAAGGAAATTATGGAAGTCAGATGGAACAATATCAAATACTTCTATTGTTTTTAGCGGTATACAAGACGATTTTACTGTTGAAGGAAAGATGGTTGGTTTTAATGGTTTCGTTTATTTTATAAAAAGGAAGAATAATGTCCTGTCCTTATCTTATTATGATCCTAACAACAACTCCATTGTAGATGTTTTAAATCTTCCTGGAATGATTAGCGGAAATGAAGATTTATTTTTACAGAATAATTCTTTGGTCTTTTTTAACAATAATTCTTTGTGGAAATCAGATGGGACAAGCATAGGAACCCATATGGTTACTTCTAATTTATATCCAAATCTTCAAAATGTCAATAATATTTACTTTTTTAAAAATAATATTTACTTTAACTGTTTATTAGGAAATAACTTATATGCAAAATTATTTTATGATGGTAGTACATTGATTAAGCTTGCAGATGTATTTCCTGAGCTTGAGACTGCATCTATTGTAGAAAAATCAAATTCGAATTTCGGCGAAAGTAATTATTTGATTTTTAACACATATTCCAGTAATAACAATAATAATTTCATCGCATTTAATGGAACTTCATTAAAGCCTATTCAGAATTTATTATTCGATTATGATTCTGGTTTTAAAATGGAGATTACAGATACACCAGACAATAATTTTATTATTAATGCAGGTAATAAAAAGTATGGGCAGGAAATTTTTAAGTTTTATTTTAGCAATGGACTTTCAGATTTATATGAAAATGCAAATTCTACTACTGGATCTTCTTTATTATCTCCACAGGAGTTCAATAATAAACTTTTTTATTTTGGAACAGATGAATATGGTTTAGGCCCAATGATTTCAGATGGGACAGCTACTGGAACATATAGAATAAAAAATGATGTTAATGCAGGTTTCTATGGTTGGCCGGTTAGCGACTATGTTCCCAGTATACAGCTGAATAATAAAATCTATTTTCCATGTTCAATAGGAGGAGCGCCTATAGCATTATGTGTCAGTGATGGGACAAGTGCAGGTACAACAATGATTAAGAATGTTAACCCAATGGGAAAAGATGGTTCAAATTCTTATGATTATCCATCCTTTGCCAGAGTAGGGAATACAAACAAGTTTTTATTTAAAGTAAGTGAAAATGATTTCTCTGCTAAACTTTGGGTTTCTGATGGTACTGAAAATGGGACTTATAATTTAAATGCCCTTCCAAGTTTCCAAAATAAATATGCTATTATAAATAATAAATCATATTATGCTGCTTTTGATTATACCTTAAACAAAAGAGTGTTGATGTCTACAGATGGTACTCAGAATGGTACTCAGGTATTTTATAATTTTGTTGGAAACAAAAGTTTTTCTTCAATTTTAGGATATACTGATAATAAGTTTTTTTTTCTAGTGAATAATCAAATAGATTATTGGACAAGTAAGATAGAACTTTGGGTTTCTGATGGATCTGTAAATGGAACATTGATGTTGAAATCCTTCAGTAATCCTCATTATTCCAATCCAGGTTTCAATAGTAATGTAGATGTTAAAGAAGGAAAATTGTATTTTTTTGCTTGTGCTGAAAATACTGCGGATCTAACAAAACATGCCCCTTATGTTTCTGATGGAACAATTAATGGAACCTATAAAATTTCAAGTAATGAATTTGCTAATGGAGCTTATCCTGTAGCTTCACATAGTGGAAGTTTTATAACACATTGTGATAATAAAATTTATTATATGAGTGCTCCAAATTACAATGGATACAATAGTATGTGGGTATATAATAATGGGCAGTTTAGTAATGTATACACTAGTCCATCTCTAGGTAATTCTACATTTTTACCAAATAATTATATACCTTATAATAATGTTTGTATCAATGGTAATTTGTTTTTTCTTAATAAAACGTATTCAGAAAATGAAATATGGGTTACTAATGGTAACGGACCAGTAAGCCCAATATCTATTCAGTCTAATAATATAACAGTAAACAGCAAAATAATTAATTCTATTTCAAAAGTAAATAATAAAATATTTTTGAATGCTCCATTTAATGATTCGAATAATTTTAATTTTTATGGTAATGAATTATATGTAATGGATGTTAATCCAATTACATTAGGAATTAATGAAACAATTAGTAATATAAAAGATCAAAAGGCTCTATCGCTTATTATTTATCCTAATCCCGTTGTTTCTGAAGTTAATCTAATGTCCACGAAAGATAATGAAATTAAAGACATTGAAATATATGATGTAAGCGGAATCTTAGTTTTGAATAAAAAACAAGCTAATACAGCAAAAGTTTCGTTAGATTTAAACAGTTTAATAAGTGGAACTTATCTCTTAAAACTTAAAACAGAAAAGGGAATGATAATAAAGAAAATAATTAAGAAATAA